CGCTGAAAATAGAGCATTCTGCCGCCTACTTCGATGGTTTAGAGGAGCGCCACGTGGAAATCGACGTTCGGAACCAGGCACAAATCCGAGTGATCAAGTTGCGGGGCCGGCTAAGTCTGGGTGAGCCGGTGGAGCGGCTACGTACTACTGTCGACGAATTGTTGCAGGCGGGAAATGCGCGCCTGTTGCTGGATTTGGAAGAGGTTCCGGTGATCGACTCGAGCGGTATCGGGCTGCTGGTGCGCTCGCTCACCTCCGCCAAAAAGCAAGGGGGCTCGGTGAAACTGCTCAAGCCTTCGAAGTTTGCCATACAATCGTTGAAGCTGATCGGGCTGCTGAGCCAGTTTGAAGTCTTCCAGGATTCCCAGGCGGCCGTGGCGTCATTCGACTAATTCCAGCGGATATGCCCCGCGAGTCTGCATGACTCGTCAGAATGGGCCTGTCATGCTCAGGGAGCCTTACGCACCCAATCAAAACGATATGCGCGTTCTCGTAACTGGTGGTGCCGGATACATTGGCAGTCATGCAGCTCGGGCATTAAGCAAGCACGGCCACAGTGTGGTCATCCTCGACAACCTGTCAAGCGGGCTGCGAGCCTTTGCTGAAGGATTCCCCTTGGTCGTTGCCGATCTCGGCAATCCGAAGGAATTGCCCAATGTGCTTTCTGAAGTGGATGCGGTCATGCATTTCGCAGCCCATGCTTACGTGGGGGAATCAGTCGAAAATCCTCGAAAGTATTTCGACAACAATGTGCGAGGAGGTCTCGCGCTGCTGAATGCGATGCTGGACGCTCACGTCGGCAACATTGTGTTCTCCTCCACTTGCGCACTCTATGGAATTCCCAACGTCGTACCGATAGGCGAGGACACGGTTCGCAATCCAATCAATCCTTATGGAACATCGAAGTTGTTTCTTGAAAAAGCCCTCGAGGCCTACTCAGTCGCCTACGGCATGCGCTCGGTTTCGCTCCGCTACTTTAATGCCGCGGGCGCCGATGACAGTGGAGAGATCGGCGAGGCGCATGACCCGGAAACGCACCTGATCCCGCGCGTCTTGCTGGCGGCGGCCGGTAAGTTGGATCACCTCGAGATCTTTGGCAGTGACTACCCCACTCCCGACGGAACCTGTATTCGCGATTACGTTCACGTCTCTGATCTGGCGGAGGCGCATGTTCTCGCGCTCGAGTACCTGGAAGGCGGAGGCCTCTCCACAGCTCTGAACCTGGGCACCGGCACCGGTCATTCCAATCTGGAAGTGGTGCGCATGGTGGAGAAGATCACAGGTAAGAGAGTCCCGCTTAGAATGGTTCCCCGTCGGGCGGGCGATCCGCCTGTCCTGGTGGCCGATCCGGCAAAGGCAAAGCAGGTTCTAGGCTGGACAGCCTCTCGCAGCCTGTCCGACATCGTGTCCAGCGCCTGGAAATGGATGCAGTCCTCGAGTTCGCGAAATGTGGTACCCAAGTAAAACGCTCGCGAATGTCGCTCGACGGGGTATGATCCCCGAGAGCAATTTCCCATGAACAAGCCACCGCGCTCTTATTGGCAAATCTGGAACATGAGCTTCGGCTTCCTGGGCATCCAGTTTGGCTGGGGCCTGCAGATGGCCAACATGAGTGCCATCTACGAATATCTGGGCGCGCGCGCAGACCAGATTCCGATCCTCTGGCTGGCAGCGCCGCTGACCGGCCTTATCGTCCAGCCGATCATCGGCCACTCCAGTGACCGCACCTGGTGCTGGCTTGGGCGCCGGCGTCCTTACTTCCTGGTGGGAGCCATACTCAGCTCACTGGCTTTGATCCTGATGCCTAGAAGTTCGGCGCTGTGGATGGCAGCAGGGCTGCTTTGGATTCTGGATGCCTCCATCAACATCAGCATGGAACCGTTTCGCGCCTTTGTGGCGGACCTTCTCCCCGAGCAGCAGCGCACCGCCGGGTTCGCTATGCAAAGCCTGTTCATTGGACTGGGAGCGGTGATTGCATCGGTCTTGCCGTGGCTGCTTACGCACATCTTTCAGGTCAGCAGCACCAGCAGCGCCTCGCAGCCGATTCCGACCACGGTGCGGCTGTCTTTTTATTTGGGTGCTGCGGCATTTTTCGGCGCTGTGTTGTGGACCATTGTGACCACCAGAGAGTACCCGCCGGAGAACCTTGAGGAATTTCGCAAGATCAGGGCGGAGAAGAGCGGCCTAAGGGCGAATGTTCAGGAGATCCTCTGGTCAATTAAGTCGATGCCCGCCACGATGCGCCAGCTGGCTTGGGTACAGATATGCACCTGGCTGGGACTGTTCTGCATGTGGCTGTATTTTCCGGTAGCCGTGGCACACAACGTGTTCGGTGCTGAAGACCAGACATCAGCGCTTTACAGTGAAGGTGTGGCCTGGGCAGGAGTTTGCTTCGCCGCATACTCTGCTATCTGCTTCGGTTTTTCCTTTGCTTTGCCGGTACTGGCGCGTGTGCTGAATCGCAAAGTGACGCATAGCTTGTGTCTGCTTTGCGGCGGGCTGGGCCTGCTCTCCGTATTAGTCATTCACAACAAATACCTGCTGCTTCTTTCCATGACCGGCGTTGGCATTGCCTGGGCGAGTACCTTGTCGATGCCCTATGCCATCCTGGCAGGTTCACTGCCCCCGGGGAAAACCGGGGTTTATATGGGCATTTTCAACTTCTTTATAGTGATTCCGGAAATAACCGCCTCGCTCGCCTTCGGGTGGGTGATGCTGCATCTTCTCCACAACAATCGTCTGGCGGCTGTGATTACCGGAGGAGTTTTTATGGTGCTGGCTGCTGCCCTCGTGCTCCGAGTCCAGGACGTTGCCGCTGCTCCCAAACTCGAAGCCGCCGAGAAGGCCGAAGCCCTGTTGTAGCTGGTCCTCAGTGTCCCTGATCGTGCGGTACAGTCACGACGGTCGCCGCTGAGCCAGGATTGCCTGCGAGATCATTGGCGCTGACCGTGATCGTGTAATGCCGCCCGTCCCGGTCACTGCCGTTTCTTGAGGCCTGGAGTGAGACGGTGAACGAGTAGCTTCCACCAGGTCCCAGGCTCACAGGTCCGTTGGGTTGAACAGTCCCATATTCATCCACCACCTTGAAGGCCGCGGTGCTGGCATCAACTCCCGACAAATTATCCGTGATCGCGCCGGAGACCGTGACGGGCAGCATCTTGCCATTCGGTGGCCACAGCGATGCAGGGCTCGCGGAGATCGTCACATGCGGCGCTGTCAAGTCGATGTTCACCGGCTCAGTCACCAGCGAGCTGATATTGCCGGCATTGTCGAGTGCGCGCAGGCCCACAGAGTGCGTACCCTCACCGCTGATTTGCGTCATGGCAGTACTTCCCGCGACCACGGTTACTTGCCCGTTATTTACCCAGTAGCGCAGCTGTTCGACGCCGCTGCCGGAATCCGTCGCGCTCAGGTTCACCGTGACTGGGCTGTGGTTGATCCAGCCATGCCCGTTTGCCGATGGCGTGGTAGTGATGGAAGCAACAGGGGGCGTCAGGTCCACATTCACTGGCGAAGGCAACAGCACAACTCCCGTGCGAGCTGCGAGTGTGACCACCACATTTCCGCCGCTCACCGAATAGGTTGATCCGCTTATTGCGTCTTGTAACTGCGTGCCATCCGTGAACACTCCGTTCACCGGGATAGAGGCGTTGTTCGGGGAAGAACCATTGTTCATGGCTACTATCGCGCTGTCGGAGCCATTCAGCACCCGCGCATAAGCATAGGTGTTGGGAGCGGTGTTGGGTTGTTGTGTGTCGCCGGTGAGCAAGGTTACAAACGAGCCGTTGCGGAGGACCGGATATTGCTTCCGCAGGTGCGCCAGGGTGGTGTAGTAGGACTGCACGCTGGTGTCGGGCGGGCCATAGATGGTGGGATCGCCCGCCTGATCCAGCCAGGGGTACGGCGGCCTTGTGTAAGGATCGCCGATCGGGCCGTTGGCGCTGTTGGCGAGCGATGGGGAATTGATCGCTACCTCATCGCCGTAATACACCATGGGCGCTCCGAGATAGGTGAATTGAAAGAGCGCTGCCAGCTCCAGGCGTTGCTTGGCCTGCGTCAAGCCGGTGTCGCCCAATTCCGTCATGACGTACAGTGCGCGGTTCACGTCATGCGAATCAAGCAGGTTCAGCATGGCTGCGGTTGCCTGCGGCGGATAATCGTCGCGCACCGCGCGTATGGCATTGTCAAACTGGCTTGGCGTGAGACCGGGAATATCGTTGCTGCCATTGTTATTGTCGTCGTGCCATTCGGCGTTGCGTACGAACCCGGTGATGTTCTTGCGGAAGCGGTAGTTCATCACCGCATCCATCTGATTTCCGGCTAGCCACTGGCTGGCATTGGGCCAGATTTCTCCGATCAGCGGTCCATTGCTGTTGTACATCTTGGCGTACATGCGGTAATCGGCCCACCAGGCGCGCGGGAAGTTGCCATCGTCAGCGACATCGAAACGCCATCCCGAAGCTCCCTGGGCATACCAGTGCTGGGTGACGTTCCCCGGCGCACGATAGAAGAAGTCCTGCACTCCGCCCACGGTGTGATTAAAGGTTGGCAGGCTGTCGAAGCCGAACCAGCCGATATAGTCAGCTGTCTGGCAGGGCACCGTGTTGTCGGTGAAGTTGAACCAGGTACGCCACTGCGATCCCAGCGACAGGCAGGCGCCAATATTCGGATCCGTACCGCCGTAGCGATCGTAGCGGTCAAAGTACATGCCATCCGACGACGCGTGGTTGAACACGCCGTCCAGAATCACCTGCATGCCGCGGCGCTGCAGTTCGGTGGATAGCGAAGCGAAAGCGGTGTCGCCTCCGAGCGCCGGATCGATGTGGAGGTAGTTATCGGTGTCGTAGCGGTGATACGACCGCGCCGAGAAAATTGGGTTCATGTAGATGGTGTCAAGGCCAAGCGACTGGATGTAATCCAGCTCGTCCTGTACGCCTTTCAAATCGCCGCCATAAAACTGATTGCTGTATTCATTCAAACAGCCGGAGGTGTTGCTGCGCGGATCGCAAATTTGCGTGTTCCATTGGTTGTAGGTGAAGGCCTGCTGGCTGCCGTAGTACAACGGGCATCCGGTTGTTGATCCGGCGCGGCAGTAATCATTCGTCTGATCGCCGTTGCGGAAGCGGTCGGGCATGACGTGGTACACATTGGCGTTTTGCAGCCAGGCTGGAGTCTGGAAGTTCGGATCGTAGACGGTTATCTGGAACGAGTTGAATGGCTCGCCATCACTGGCTGCCCCGG
The genomic region above belongs to Terriglobales bacterium and contains:
- a CDS encoding STAS domain-containing protein; amino-acid sequence: MEIDVRNQAQIRVIKLRGRLSLGEPVERLRTTVDELLQAGNARLLLDLEEVPVIDSSGIGLLVRSLTSAKKQGGSVKLLKPSKFAIQSLKLIGLLSQFEVFQDSQAAVASFD
- the galE gene encoding UDP-glucose 4-epimerase GalE produces the protein MLREPYAPNQNDMRVLVTGGAGYIGSHAARALSKHGHSVVILDNLSSGLRAFAEGFPLVVADLGNPKELPNVLSEVDAVMHFAAHAYVGESVENPRKYFDNNVRGGLALLNAMLDAHVGNIVFSSTCALYGIPNVVPIGEDTVRNPINPYGTSKLFLEKALEAYSVAYGMRSVSLRYFNAAGADDSGEIGEAHDPETHLIPRVLLAAAGKLDHLEIFGSDYPTPDGTCIRDYVHVSDLAEAHVLALEYLEGGGLSTALNLGTGTGHSNLEVVRMVEKITGKRVPLRMVPRRAGDPPVLVADPAKAKQVLGWTASRSLSDIVSSAWKWMQSSSSRNVVPK
- a CDS encoding MFS transporter; protein product: MNKPPRSYWQIWNMSFGFLGIQFGWGLQMANMSAIYEYLGARADQIPILWLAAPLTGLIVQPIIGHSSDRTWCWLGRRRPYFLVGAILSSLALILMPRSSALWMAAGLLWILDASINISMEPFRAFVADLLPEQQRTAGFAMQSLFIGLGAVIASVLPWLLTHIFQVSSTSSASQPIPTTVRLSFYLGAAAFFGAVLWTIVTTREYPPENLEEFRKIRAEKSGLRANVQEILWSIKSMPATMRQLAWVQICTWLGLFCMWLYFPVAVAHNVFGAEDQTSALYSEGVAWAGVCFAAYSAICFGFSFALPVLARVLNRKVTHSLCLLCGGLGLLSVLVIHNKYLLLLSMTGVGIAWASTLSMPYAILAGSLPPGKTGVYMGIFNFFIVIPEITASLAFGWVMLHLLHNNRLAAVITGGVFMVLAAALVLRVQDVAAAPKLEAAEKAEALL
- a CDS encoding alpha-amylase family glycosyl hydrolase, giving the protein MRRTLLSKLALVVTILLTAAAPLCAQWTTATIDGSIGSGEYGNSNSLSNAGNTGQTWYMTWDASNLYVAIVNANLSEGAVLYIKPNPQNPPTCCSNSDGNLTAFQYDFTNLSSLPFRASFVTYFKNGYNEFRSSDGSGNWSAQTSYYANYADNGSNTNTREIAIPWSAITGGGIPSSFVFFGFLTSGGGYIYGQVPTDNNIGGFNGTTATQYFSVTNTGNGTSTPPFSNEQPAGFSGADKAGFFHNTFDPFYRDQEGAVPENTQVTLRFRTLHASGIWGVRVRAYLFDTATGNTTGPVDTDMPFDQNFTVNGTEYDTWIATLTMPSMPTVYYYKFKINRDQTNGFYSDDYLDDNDNVHKDGSGAASDGEPFNSFQITVYDPNFQTPAWLQNANVYHVMPDRFRNGDQTNDYCRAGSTTGCPLYYGSQQAFTYNQWNTQICDPRSNTSGCLNEYSNQFYGGDLKGVQDELDYIQSLGLDTIYMNPIFSARSYHRYDTDNYLHIDPALGGDTAFASLSTELQRRGMQVILDGVFNHASSDGMYFDRYDRYGGTDPNIGACLSLGSQWRTWFNFTDNTVPCQTADYIGWFGFDSLPTFNHTVGGVQDFFYRAPGNVTQHWYAQGASGWRFDVADDGNFPRAWWADYRMYAKMYNSNGPLIGEIWPNASQWLAGNQMDAVMNYRFRKNITGFVRNAEWHDDNNNGSNDIPGLTPSQFDNAIRAVRDDYPPQATAAMLNLLDSHDVNRALYVMTELGDTGLTQAKQRLELAALFQFTYLGAPMVYYGDEVAINSPSLANSANGPIGDPYTRPPYPWLDQAGDPTIYGPPDTSVQSYYTTLAHLRKQYPVLRNGSFVTLLTGDTQQPNTAPNTYAYARVLNGSDSAIVAMNNGSSPNNASIPVNGVFTDGTQLQDAISGSTYSVSGGNVVVTLAARTGVVLLPSPVNVDLTPPVASITTTPSANGHGWINHSPVTVNLSATDSGSGVEQLRYWVNNGQVTVVAGSTAMTQISGEGTHSVGLRALDNAGNISSLVTEPVNIDLTAPHVTISASPASLWPPNGKMLPVTVSGAITDNLSGVDASTAAFKVVDEYGTVQPNGPVSLGPGGSYSFTVSLQASRNGSDRDGRHYTITVSANDLAGNPGSAATVVTVPHDQGH